From Candidatus Nomurabacteria bacterium, one genomic window encodes:
- a CDS encoding PH domain-containing protein, translated as MADKSIDPVKTKRISAELRLAGVTRYGRLKSEVDHLPKIIGDNEHILGAIYGTHNGSSAMLLVTDLKLQFIDVKPFHVVADEMPYHLIGDIHVDFGLLYAKVTVFAGPKTFDFSYVNQKCARIFVNSLERQVLAARGGTNNKTTTVAKPSNPDSIEAAVPNDPELNFIHRNNLAVISSFGSDGYPYGATVFYFCDSGDPSILHVITRDSTPTAKNTANNNKVSITISEKSSLSTMHIRGHADRETDYSLAQQKLSEFIGNEKLLPEGVIPPVAQLNKGEYIVLRITIASIYLHEYHGFAA; from the coding sequence ATGGCCGACAAATCAATCGACCCAGTCAAAACCAAAAGAATATCAGCAGAACTACGTTTGGCGGGCGTAACAAGGTACGGTCGACTAAAGAGTGAGGTTGATCATCTACCAAAAATAATCGGCGACAACGAGCATATCTTAGGCGCAATATACGGCACACATAATGGCAGCTCGGCAATGTTACTTGTGACGGATCTAAAACTACAGTTTATAGATGTCAAGCCGTTTCATGTCGTAGCCGACGAAATGCCTTACCACCTAATTGGAGACATCCACGTCGACTTTGGTCTACTCTACGCCAAGGTTACAGTCTTCGCTGGCCCAAAGACATTCGACTTTAGTTACGTAAACCAGAAATGCGCCAGAATCTTTGTAAATTCACTCGAAAGGCAAGTTTTGGCAGCTCGCGGCGGTACAAACAATAAAACTACAACAGTCGCTAAGCCAAGTAATCCCGATAGTATTGAGGCAGCAGTCCCAAACGACCCCGAGTTAAATTTTATTCATAGAAATAATTTGGCGGTTATTTCATCTTTCGGGAGCGACGGCTATCCTTATGGGGCTACCGTATTCTACTTCTGCGATTCAGGTGACCCGAGTATTTTGCATGTGATAACCAGAGACTCAACCCCGACTGCGAAAAATACGGCCAACAACAACAAAGTAAGTATAACGATTTCAGAAAAGAGTAGCTTATCGACAATGCACATACGCGGGCATGCCGATCGAGAAACAGACTATTCATTAGCTCAACAAAAACTAAGCGAATTTATTGGCAATGAAAAACTATTGCCAGAAGGCGTTATCCCACCAGTGGCTCAGCTCAACAAAGGTGAGTACATAGTACTAAGAATTACGATTGCTTCGATCTATCTTCACGAATACCATGGCTTTGCAGCTTAA